One genomic window of Bartonella sp. JB63 includes the following:
- a CDS encoding DUF2059 domain-containing protein yields the protein MRTTFFFQKFIRLLSAIAILIMNIGITYAQDVSDKHLVSAKKMMSAIHATDQFDSFLPMAVRDLKDKLIGDDPNLEKDISELIDKQALALVKRRADLEKEIAHIYAKHFSQEELDKIAAFYSSDVGKKFLTEVPGIAREAYSVFDSWCSNVVQDLIKNVEQEISQTLNLNNSITPTMPASSKSPT from the coding sequence ATGAGAACAACATTTTTTTTTCAGAAGTTTATAAGATTGCTTAGTGCAATTGCTATTTTGATTATGAATATTGGAATAACTTATGCACAGGATGTGAGTGATAAACATTTAGTTTCAGCCAAAAAGATGATGAGCGCGATTCACGCAACTGATCAATTTGATAGTTTTTTGCCAATGGCAGTACGTGATCTTAAAGATAAATTGATAGGTGATGATCCAAACTTAGAAAAAGATATTTCTGAGCTTATTGATAAACAAGCGCTTGCTTTGGTTAAACGGCGGGCTGATTTAGAAAAGGAAATCGCTCATATATATGCAAAGCATTTTAGCCAGGAAGAACTTGATAAAATTGCAGCATTTTATAGTTCTGATGTCGGTAAAAAGTTTTTGACAGAAGTTCCAGGTATTGCACGCGAAGCTTATTCTGTATTTGATTCATGGTGTTCTAATGTAGTGCAAGATCTCATAAAAAATGTAGAACAAGAGATATCCCAAACACTTAATTTAAATAATTCTATTACTCCTACGATGCCTGCTTCTTCAAAATCTCCAACATAA
- the rpiA gene encoding ribose-5-phosphate isomerase RpiA, with protein sequence MDIQKLKKIAAAKALEFVKDDMRLGIGTGSTVNEFIRLLGKRIADGLTITGVATSYYSEWLCRQFGVPVTNLEKISELDLSIDGADEIGPKMTLIKGRGGALLHEKIVASASREMLVIADETKMVKILGASGVPIEVNPFGMNTTCKAIEKVVNELGLSGKIKLRMNEDIPFETDGGHFIFDAFLGSIVDPKVLSDALLRVPGVVEHGLFLGVASRAIIAMADGTIKVLESGDN encoded by the coding sequence ATGGATATCCAAAAATTAAAAAAAATAGCTGCCGCTAAAGCTCTTGAGTTTGTAAAAGATGATATGCGTCTTGGTATAGGTACCGGCTCTACAGTAAATGAATTTATTCGTCTTCTTGGTAAGCGTATTGCAGATGGCTTAACGATAACTGGTGTTGCTACTTCGTATTATTCTGAGTGGTTATGTCGTCAGTTTGGAGTGCCTGTCACTAATTTAGAAAAAATATCTGAACTTGACCTTTCTATCGATGGAGCTGATGAAATTGGTCCTAAGATGACTTTGATCAAAGGAAGAGGTGGAGCGCTTTTGCATGAAAAAATTGTAGCATCTGCATCTCGTGAGATGCTAGTTATTGCTGATGAAACAAAGATGGTGAAAATACTTGGTGCTTCTGGGGTACCGATAGAAGTTAACCCATTTGGTATGAACACTACATGCAAAGCGATTGAAAAGGTAGTTAATGAGTTAGGACTTTCAGGAAAAATTAAGTTACGTATGAATGAAGATATCCCGTTTGAAACTGACGGTGGTCATTTTATTTTTGATGCTTTTTTAGGATCTATTGTAGATCCAAAGGTATTATCAGATGCGTTATTGAGGGTTCCTGGGGTTGTTGAGCATGGTCTTTTTTTAGGAGTCGCTTCTCGTGCAATTATAGCGATGGCAGATGGTACAATAAAAGTACTAGAATCAGGCGATAATTGA
- the bfr gene encoding bacterioferritin — MKGHPQIIEQLNKALSLELNAVNQYLLHSSLIENWGYKKLAKIERKESIEEMEHVDKLVKRITFLEGHPNLQVYAPLRIGKNLKDILECDLASEYEAREFYLKSREICAKLSDHISKKLFDELLEDEENHIDFLETQLQLFNTMGEEKYSQLNASSDKCGC; from the coding sequence ATGAAAGGTCATCCACAAATTATCGAACAGCTTAATAAAGCTCTTTCTCTTGAGCTTAATGCTGTTAATCAATATCTATTGCATTCTTCTCTTATAGAAAACTGGGGCTATAAAAAATTAGCCAAAATAGAACGCAAAGAATCTATAGAAGAAATGGAACATGTAGATAAACTCGTTAAACGTATTACCTTTCTTGAAGGACATCCTAATCTTCAAGTTTACGCGCCATTACGTATTGGGAAAAACCTCAAAGACATTTTAGAATGTGACCTTGCTAGTGAATATGAAGCTCGAGAATTTTATTTAAAATCACGTGAAATTTGTGCTAAACTTTCCGACCATATTTCAAAAAAATTATTTGATGAATTGCTTGAAGATGAAGAAAATCATATTGATTTTCTTGAAACTCAGCTTCAGCTTTTTAACACAATGGGAGAAGAGAAATATAGTCAGCTTAATGCAAGTTCTGATAAGTGTGGATGTTAG
- a CDS encoding ComEC/Rec2 family competence protein → MLDQNKVKDDLSRGLLSQRKSLILIQKSDRPVIDGASNATYNGQEASLFSFFKEKVVFFCRWLTDCINKEISFGLLFLLVLVFFSTGIIFYFSLEQEPSWKKFVVLISIFLSLLYILRCYWKIWIITGFLFCIVLGALTAKIETWRMSTPMLSSDVVTMLTGRIVSIKSIEKGGFRLKIDVLKTEKPTLNCKLNRVHLVAKSLPYELVPGDGLYGKVKLRALSGPIRPGSYDFSFHNYFKRIGAQGFYLGKPRKILVFQSNMMLEIVLQKIENLRMQMTQKVNKAVSGEEGRVSAALITGKRGGISNNTNEALRIAGLAHILSISGLHMALLSSMVFIIVRGFFAFFPIFSSYYSAKKFAAIAALIVTAFYLILSGANIAAQRSFLMVAIMLIAILCNRPALTLRNFSIAGLVTLAVSPHEILGPSFQMSFSATAVLIAAFCWWSDGRFSYKGNTVSFYIRGKILHFVFLSIVSTCMSSLVAGSASGIYAAYHFSNVALLGVISNALALPIVSIFIIPFGLISAFAMFFGLEWLPLQIMGFGTSLMIKIAYAIKAISPVLNPGFIPLSALILLSVGLVGLTFLKTAIRFFFGFFILGGILVCMMQSPAQLIIADNMKIVGVFNEDILYINHYHPSKFTISIWEKSFRINKIIKPIRVGPPLNGQFICDDNICTTLLENGFKIAILYRETDHCVKADIIIRKFATSNQTCDAINSIIFTPQQLLSRGSVILTKNKNTIWSSAGFYRPWNIHRKNL, encoded by the coding sequence GTGTTAGATCAAAATAAAGTTAAAGATGATCTATCAAGAGGTCTTTTATCACAGAGAAAAAGTCTTATTTTGATACAGAAGAGCGATCGGCCTGTTATAGATGGTGCAAGTAATGCTACCTATAATGGGCAAGAGGCTTCTTTATTTTCTTTTTTTAAGGAAAAAGTAGTTTTTTTCTGTAGATGGCTGACAGATTGCATAAACAAGGAAATTTCTTTTGGACTGCTATTCTTATTAGTTTTAGTATTTTTTTCTACAGGCATTATTTTTTATTTCAGTTTAGAACAAGAACCAAGTTGGAAAAAATTTGTTGTATTGATCAGTATATTCCTTAGCTTGTTATATATTTTAAGGTGTTATTGGAAAATATGGATTATAACTGGGTTTTTATTTTGTATTGTGTTGGGCGCTTTGACAGCAAAAATAGAGACATGGCGTATGTCTACACCAATGTTGAGCAGCGATGTTGTTACCATGTTAACAGGACGAATTGTTTCTATTAAGTCTATAGAAAAAGGGGGATTTCGTTTAAAAATAGATGTTTTGAAAACAGAAAAACCTACTTTAAACTGTAAACTAAATCGGGTGCATTTAGTAGCAAAGTCTTTGCCATATGAGTTAGTTCCTGGTGACGGCTTATATGGAAAAGTAAAGCTTCGTGCTTTATCTGGACCAATACGTCCAGGAAGTTATGATTTTAGTTTTCATAATTATTTTAAAAGAATTGGTGCTCAGGGATTTTATTTAGGGAAACCAAGAAAGATATTGGTTTTCCAGTCTAACATGATGCTAGAGATAGTTTTACAGAAAATTGAAAATTTACGAATGCAAATGACTCAAAAAGTTAATAAAGCGGTTAGTGGAGAAGAGGGGAGAGTTTCTGCTGCTTTAATAACAGGAAAGAGAGGAGGTATTTCAAATAATACTAATGAAGCATTACGTATAGCTGGATTGGCACATATTTTGTCAATATCAGGTTTACATATGGCTTTACTAAGTAGCATGGTTTTTATTATTGTGCGGGGCTTTTTTGCGTTTTTTCCAATTTTTTCATCTTATTATTCAGCTAAGAAATTTGCTGCCATTGCTGCATTAATAGTTACAGCTTTTTATTTGATATTATCTGGTGCAAATATTGCTGCACAAAGAAGCTTTTTAATGGTTGCCATTATGTTGATTGCTATATTGTGTAACCGTCCTGCTTTGACATTGCGTAATTTTTCTATTGCTGGTTTGGTAACTTTGGCTGTTAGTCCACATGAGATACTGGGACCTAGTTTTCAAATGTCATTTTCTGCAACCGCAGTTTTGATTGCCGCTTTTTGTTGGTGGAGTGATGGACGTTTTTCTTATAAAGGAAACACAGTATCTTTTTATATTAGAGGTAAGATACTTCATTTTGTCTTTTTATCCATTGTTTCAACTTGTATGTCTTCATTGGTAGCGGGTTCTGCGAGTGGGATTTATGCAGCTTATCATTTTTCTAATGTAGCTCTTTTAGGCGTTATCAGTAATGCTTTAGCTTTGCCTATTGTATCAATTTTCATCATTCCATTTGGGCTGATCTCAGCATTTGCAATGTTTTTTGGACTTGAATGGTTGCCATTACAAATTATGGGATTTGGTACGAGTCTTATGATAAAAATTGCTTATGCTATAAAAGCTATTTCTCCTGTTTTAAACCCTGGATTTATCCCGTTATCTGCATTGATTTTGTTAAGTGTAGGCTTAGTTGGGCTCACTTTTTTAAAAACAGCCATAAGATTCTTTTTTGGTTTCTTTATTTTGGGGGGTATTTTAGTTTGTATGATGCAGTCACCTGCACAATTAATAATAGCAGATAATATGAAAATTGTGGGTGTTTTCAATGAGGATATATTATACATTAATCATTATCATCCTTCTAAGTTTACAATATCTATATGGGAAAAATCGTTTCGAATAAATAAGATCATTAAACCAATAAGGGTTGGTCCACCTCTCAATGGACAGTTTATTTGTGATGATAATATCTGTACAACTTTATTAGAAAATGGATTTAAAATTGCTATTTTATATAGAGAAACAGATCACTGCGTAAAAGCAGATATTATAATTAGAAAATTTGCAACAAGTAATCAAACATGCGATGCAATAAATTCAATAATATTTACACCTCAACAATTATTGTCACGAGGAAGTGTTATACTAACTAAGAATAAAAATACCATTTGGTCTTCTGCAGGCTTTTATAGACCATGGAATATTCATAGAAAAAATTTATAA
- the gltX gene encoding glutamate--tRNA ligase gives MSVITRFAPSPTGFLHIGSARTALFNWLYAKHTGGKMLLRIEDTDRERSTEAAVKAIIEGLYWMGLNYDGDPISQFKRAERHRQVAEQLVKNGKAYYCYATAEELAEMRENACSKGLPPRYDGRWRNRDISEAPKGIKPVIRIKAPQDGETILHDRVQGDIRFPNKDLDDFIILRSNGSPTYMHAVVVDDHDMGITHIIRGNDHLTNAARQAIIFNAMGWDIPIMAHIPLIHGENGAKLSKRHGALGIDAYRKMGYLPAALLNYLVRLGWSHGNEEIISIEDMIAWFDIDDINKSAARFDFKKLDAINGHYMRLSNDQNLFDAALNILTENANELEITKKLDEQRCAQFLAAIPKLKERSKTLLELINDASFIFTQRPLPLDEQAKKLLDENSQTLLKGIYSVLISCQNWDEKTLDEIIRNYVQTKELKLGTVLQPLRAALTGRVTSPGIFDMLVLLGRDESLNRINDQIIRTAYQ, from the coding sequence GTGTCTGTTATCACCCGCTTCGCACCATCACCTACAGGCTTCCTTCATATTGGTAGCGCTCGTACCGCACTTTTTAACTGGCTTTATGCTAAACATACTGGAGGCAAAATGCTTTTACGTATTGAAGATACAGATCGAGAGCGTTCAACAGAAGCTGCAGTTAAAGCTATCATAGAGGGTTTATACTGGATGGGACTTAACTATGATGGAGATCCCATTTCGCAATTCAAACGAGCAGAGCGTCACCGTCAAGTCGCTGAACAACTAGTAAAAAATGGCAAAGCTTATTATTGCTATGCTACAGCTGAAGAATTAGCTGAAATGCGCGAAAATGCCTGTTCAAAAGGCCTTCCACCACGTTATGATGGGCGTTGGCGTAACCGTGATATTTCTGAAGCCCCCAAAGGAATCAAACCTGTCATTCGGATTAAAGCCCCACAGGATGGTGAAACAATTTTGCACGATCGTGTTCAAGGTGATATTCGATTTCCTAATAAAGATCTAGATGACTTTATCATTCTACGTTCTAATGGTTCGCCAACTTACATGCATGCTGTTGTTGTTGATGATCATGATATGGGGATAACACATATTATTCGCGGTAATGATCATCTTACGAATGCAGCTCGCCAAGCGATTATATTCAATGCAATGGGATGGGATATCCCTATTATGGCACATATTCCGCTTATCCATGGTGAAAACGGTGCAAAATTGTCAAAGCGGCACGGTGCATTAGGTATTGATGCCTATCGGAAAATGGGATATCTTCCTGCTGCTTTACTCAATTACCTTGTTCGTCTAGGTTGGAGCCATGGTAATGAGGAGATCATTTCAATAGAAGATATGATTGCCTGGTTTGATATTGATGATATCAATAAAAGTGCTGCTCGTTTTGATTTCAAAAAATTAGATGCCATCAACGGACACTATATGCGTCTAAGCAATGATCAAAATCTTTTTGATGCTGCTCTTAATATTTTAACAGAAAATGCAAATGAATTAGAAATAACTAAAAAGCTTGATGAACAACGCTGTGCTCAATTTCTAGCTGCAATACCAAAACTGAAAGAACGTTCAAAAACATTGCTTGAACTTATTAATGATGCATCATTCATCTTTACACAACGACCGTTACCTCTCGATGAACAAGCAAAAAAACTCCTAGATGAAAATAGCCAAACTCTTTTAAAAGGAATTTATTCCGTCCTAATATCATGCCAAAATTGGGATGAAAAAACTTTGGATGAAATCATCCGAAATTACGTACAAACAAAAGAACTTAAACTTGGAACTGTTCTTCAACCACTTCGGGCTGCTCTCACAGGACGCGTAACATCACCAGGAATTTTTGATATGCTTGTCTTATTAGGAAGAGATGAATCTCTTAACCGCATAAATGACCAAATTATTCGAACTGCATATCAATAA
- the gltA gene encoding citrate synthase — protein MSENKAYMTVNDKKIELAVRKGTIGPDVIEIASLYKQADTFTYDPGFTSTASCESKITYIDGDKGILLYRGYSIDQLAEKGDFLESCYLLLYGELPNKQEKTDFNRCIMQHTMVHEQFARFFHGFRRDSHPMAVMVACLGAMSAFYHDSIDITDSQQRMIASIRLISKVPTLAAMVYKYSIGQPFVYPRNDLSYAANFLHMCFSVPCEKYKINPVLARAMDRIFTLHADHEQNASTSTVRLAGSSGANPFACIAAGVACLWGPAHGGANETCLKMLQEIGTVQKIPEFIARAKDKNDRFRLMGFGHRVYKNYDPRAKIMQQTCHEVLKELNIQDDPLLDIAMELEKIALNDEYFIEKKLYPNVDFYSGITLKALGFPTEMFTVLFALARSVGWVAQWKEMIEDPAQKIGRPRQLYTGPAEREYIPMNNRTNSKK, from the coding sequence ATGTCCGAAAACAAAGCATATATGACTGTAAATGATAAAAAAATAGAATTAGCTGTACGTAAAGGCACCATTGGCCCTGATGTCATTGAGATTGCATCTCTTTATAAACAAGCAGATACCTTTACTTATGATCCTGGTTTCACCTCAACTGCTTCTTGTGAATCAAAAATTACTTATATCGATGGTGATAAGGGGATCTTACTTTATCGTGGTTATTCTATTGACCAGCTTGCTGAAAAAGGAGACTTTCTCGAAAGCTGCTATCTTTTGCTTTATGGAGAACTACCAAACAAACAAGAAAAAACTGATTTTAACCGCTGTATTATGCAACACACAATGGTACATGAACAATTTGCGAGGTTTTTTCACGGTTTTCGTCGTGATTCTCATCCTATGGCTGTTATGGTTGCTTGCCTTGGAGCTATGTCAGCATTCTATCACGATTCCATTGATATTACAGATTCCCAGCAAAGAATGATTGCTTCTATTCGTCTTATTTCCAAAGTGCCAACTCTTGCTGCGATGGTATATAAATATAGCATTGGGCAGCCATTTGTTTATCCGCGAAATGATCTCAGTTACGCCGCAAATTTCCTTCACATGTGCTTTTCTGTTCCTTGCGAGAAATATAAAATTAACCCGGTGCTTGCTCGAGCCATGGACCGAATTTTTACCCTTCATGCAGATCATGAACAAAATGCATCTACATCAACTGTACGTCTTGCTGGTTCATCAGGAGCTAATCCATTTGCATGTATAGCAGCAGGTGTAGCATGCCTTTGGGGACCAGCACATGGTGGTGCTAATGAAACATGTCTAAAAATGCTGCAAGAAATAGGCACTGTTCAAAAAATTCCTGAGTTTATTGCTCGCGCAAAAGATAAAAATGACCGTTTCCGTCTTATGGGTTTTGGTCACCGTGTTTATAAAAATTATGATCCACGTGCGAAAATCATGCAGCAAACCTGCCATGAAGTCTTAAAAGAACTCAATATTCAAGATGATCCACTTCTTGATATCGCTATGGAACTTGAAAAAATTGCTCTAAATGATGAATACTTTATTGAAAAAAAGCTTTATCCTAATGTTGATTTCTATTCTGGTATTACATTAAAAGCCTTAGGCTTCCCAACTGAAATGTTTACTGTTCTCTTTGCATTAGCACGCAGTGTTGGCTGGGTTGCACAATGGAAAGAAATGATTGAAGATCCAGCACAAAAAATTGGTCGTCCACGCCAACTTTATACAGGTCCTGCAGAACGGGAATATATTCCAATGAACAATCGTACAAATTCAAAAAAATAA
- a CDS encoding transporter substrate-binding domain-containing protein, which yields MKLLATALIISAALFAQLANSKTLKIATEGSYPPFSYIDSNNKLHGFDIDITYALCKKMKVECVITIQDFDGIILGLLAQKYDAIIASLSPTQERLKKIDFTDAYYNTELAAIVPKDSQIKEISAEAFKGKNLGVQLNTTQAIYAENHYASKGVNIKLYPTSKEVIRDLLSKRLDIVILDKLQILDWFKNKGKYCCHFLGSIEGTQLPIAIAIRKNSDVLKNQFNEAIKAIRADGTYDKITKKYFSIDIY from the coding sequence ATGAAATTATTGGCAACAGCCCTTATAATAAGTGCAGCACTATTTGCCCAATTGGCTAATTCTAAAACGTTGAAAATTGCAACTGAAGGCTCCTATCCCCCATTCAGTTATATTGACTCAAATAATAAACTCCATGGTTTTGATATTGATATAACTTATGCACTTTGCAAAAAAATGAAAGTTGAATGTGTCATCACCATTCAAGATTTTGATGGAATTATTCTCGGTCTTCTTGCTCAAAAATATGATGCTATTATCGCGTCCCTATCCCCTACACAAGAGCGACTTAAAAAAATTGACTTCACAGATGCTTACTACAACACAGAATTAGCTGCAATTGTTCCTAAAGATTCACAAATTAAAGAAATCTCAGCGGAAGCATTTAAAGGAAAAAATCTTGGTGTACAATTAAATACGACACAAGCTATATATGCAGAAAATCATTATGCATCTAAAGGAGTAAACATTAAACTTTATCCTACATCAAAAGAAGTAATACGCGATCTGTTAAGTAAACGCCTTGATATTGTTATTCTTGATAAATTACAAATATTAGATTGGTTCAAAAATAAGGGCAAGTACTGTTGCCATTTTTTAGGAAGTATTGAAGGAACTCAACTTCCTATTGCAATTGCTATACGTAAAAATAGTGATGTTCTTAAAAATCAGTTCAATGAAGCCATAAAAGCAATCCGTGCTGACGGAACATATGATAAAATTACTAAAAAATATTTTTCAATTGATATTTATTGA
- a CDS encoding ABC transporter permease, translating into MIDNLSLLSFSNGGWGMVILSSAGMTLSLALCCIILGLPLGLLNAIMIQSNIKIAKAIATLFSSIFRGLPELLTLFFVYYGLQNFIQAIFDFLNLEIRFSINAFIAGVLAFSMVFAAFSCEVWLGAFKIFDKSQYEAAQVLGLSRSTTFFRIVFPQLIRNALPGLSNNWLTLLKDTSLVSTISLLDLMRQTNLAAAATNEPILFYLLACLLYLLFSAVSSTILRYLETYAEVGYKKV; encoded by the coding sequence ATGATTGACAATTTATCATTGCTATCATTTAGCAATGGTGGGTGGGGTATGGTAATACTTTCAAGTGCAGGAATGACATTATCATTAGCTCTGTGCTGTATAATTTTAGGACTTCCTTTAGGACTTCTAAACGCAATAATGATTCAATCCAATATCAAAATAGCTAAAGCTATAGCAACTTTATTTTCATCAATATTTCGTGGACTACCAGAGCTTTTAACATTGTTTTTTGTTTATTATGGCTTACAAAATTTTATTCAAGCTATATTTGATTTCTTAAATCTTGAAATAAGATTTAGTATTAATGCTTTTATTGCTGGTGTTCTTGCTTTCAGCATGGTTTTTGCAGCTTTTTCTTGTGAAGTTTGGCTTGGAGCATTTAAGATTTTTGATAAAAGCCAATATGAAGCAGCTCAAGTTCTAGGTCTCTCACGCTCAACAACATTTTTTCGGATTGTTTTTCCTCAGCTTATCCGCAATGCCTTACCAGGACTTTCTAACAATTGGCTAACTTTGCTAAAAGATACATCTCTTGTTTCAACTATTTCACTTCTTGATCTCATGCGACAAACCAACTTAGCCGCCGCAGCAACCAATGAACCCATACTGTTTTATCTTTTAGCATGCTTACTTTATCTATTATTTTCAGCAGTTTCTTCCACAATCTTACGTTATCTAGAAACATACGCCGAAGTAGGTTATAAAAAGGTATAG
- a CDS encoding ABC transporter permease, translated as MIPEWLYFILNPSLLSCYGLKLIDGFIVTLKLVSISCLMGLLLGILITFIRLSNNKPLQYLARAYIYFFRSSPLLAQLFLFYYGLGSLNIFWQQIGLWWFFQNAWYCCLFIFSLNSAAYQAEIFRGSLLAVAAEQREASKALGLSRSITFFKIILPQAMVIALRPLGNEFILMTKSSAIASLVTVYDLMGTTKLIYSRTFDFQVYVWAAIIYLIIVELIHRFIILIEHYLTRYLR; from the coding sequence ATGATTCCTGAATGGCTCTATTTCATTTTAAATCCCTCACTTTTAAGCTGTTATGGCCTAAAATTGATTGACGGTTTTATTGTCACTTTGAAACTTGTTTCTATTTCTTGTTTAATGGGCCTTCTTCTTGGTATATTAATCACATTCATACGTTTATCAAATAATAAGCCCTTACAGTACTTAGCACGTGCCTATATCTACTTTTTTCGCAGTTCCCCTTTATTAGCACAGCTCTTTCTTTTTTACTATGGACTTGGATCATTGAATATTTTCTGGCAACAAATTGGCTTATGGTGGTTTTTTCAAAATGCATGGTATTGCTGTCTTTTTATTTTTTCTCTTAATTCTGCTGCCTATCAAGCTGAAATCTTTAGAGGAAGCTTGCTAGCAGTAGCGGCTGAACAACGAGAAGCATCAAAAGCTTTAGGACTCAGTCGCTCTATAACATTTTTCAAAATTATTCTTCCACAAGCAATGGTAATAGCATTACGACCCTTAGGAAATGAATTCATTTTAATGACTAAATCTAGTGCTATTGCCTCACTCGTAACTGTCTATGATTTAATGGGTACAACTAAACTGATATACTCACGCACTTTTGATTTCCAAGTTTATGTTTGGGCTGCTATTATTTATCTTATTATCGTTGAGCTTATTCATCGTTTTATAATTTTAATTGAACACTACCTAACCCGATATCTACGTTAG
- a CDS encoding amino acid ABC transporter ATP-binding protein has translation MNSENKSNNPSDTAKNFIISIRHLNKWYGNFQVLRDINLDVEIGERIVICGPSGSGKSTLIRCVNQLEQAQEGSIWIHNVDINNAPIQQQKNILRTIGMLFQNFNLFPHMTVIENCILAPITVHKLSKQKATEKAIHYLTQVGVEKHCNKYPLQLSGGQKQRVAIARALCMEPKIMLFDEPTSALDPESVGEVLEVMSQLANTGITMLCVTHEMGFARKVSERILFLENGKIIEDTASSTFFTNPKSQRARDFLAKIKH, from the coding sequence ATGAATTCGGAAAATAAAAGTAATAACCCTTCTGACACTGCAAAAAACTTCATTATCTCTATTCGCCATCTAAATAAATGGTATGGGAACTTTCAGGTATTACGTGATATCAATTTAGACGTAGAAATCGGCGAACGTATTGTTATTTGTGGTCCTTCAGGATCAGGAAAATCAACTTTAATTCGTTGTGTTAATCAATTAGAACAAGCACAAGAGGGTTCAATTTGGATCCATAATGTTGATATTAACAATGCTCCCATACAACAACAAAAAAATATCCTACGCACAATAGGAATGCTTTTTCAGAACTTTAATTTATTTCCTCATATGACAGTTATAGAAAATTGTATTTTAGCACCTATAACAGTTCACAAACTTTCCAAACAAAAAGCAACAGAAAAAGCAATTCATTATCTTACACAAGTTGGTGTTGAAAAGCACTGTAATAAATACCCCTTACAACTATCTGGCGGACAAAAACAACGCGTGGCTATAGCACGCGCTCTTTGTATGGAACCAAAAATAATGCTTTTTGATGAACCAACATCAGCACTTGATCCAGAAAGCGTTGGAGAAGTTTTAGAGGTTATGTCTCAACTAGCAAATACCGGAATAACGATGCTTTGCGTTACTCATGAAATGGGCTTTGCTCGCAAAGTTTCAGAAAGAATACTTTTTCTAGAAAATGGAAAAATTATCGAAGATACAGCATCAAGCACATTCTTTACTAATCCTAAAAGCCAACGTGCTCGTGATTTCCTAGCTAAAATCAAACATTAA